A stretch of the Panicum virgatum strain AP13 chromosome 9N, P.virgatum_v5, whole genome shotgun sequence genome encodes the following:
- the LOC120690669 gene encoding uncharacterized protein LOC120690669 isoform X2, with the protein MCQRTLIFKTKNMPYYLFYSSSSVKKVDTIKSPHKKRKSQYELVDPRLLSLKYKFRNRLSRQEEDSATTESLGNDSIFKNKNSGTDMVSIPEELDSCDCENTLSLFGGCIEVDSKNGIQGQSMRKMYEIRTSASSSSSNNFSSEAFSSSHSSGTRETDSWVMHDVEHEHSSLMLQPHDDLERIYNVLEQYDDLMKDELVNGNVYGSAAHAHITDEKLYSNGVDDLQTLPTGQTGYHGEKKLTIDQEFEQYFSNLML; encoded by the exons ATGTGCCAGCGCACGCTgatcttcaaaacaaaaaatatgCCTTACTATTTGTTTTACAGTTCCAGCAGCGTGAAAAAAGTTGACACCATCAAAAGTCCACATAAGAAAAGGAAATCACAGTACGAGCTGGTTGATCCAAGGCTGTTATCACTTAAATACAAGTTTCGGAACCGCTTATCTCGTCAGGAAGAGGATTCTGCAACTACAGAAAGCTTAGGAAATGATAGCATTTTCAAGAACAAGAACTCTGGCACGGACATGGTCAGCATACCTGAAGAATTGGACTCTTGTGATTGTGAGAACACTCTAAGCCTATTTGGTGGGTGCATCGAAGTGGATTCTAAAAATGGAATTCAAGGTCAGTCTATGAGAAAAATGTATGAGATACGGACATCTGCATCCAGTAGCTCGAGCAACAATTTTTCATCTGAGGCTTTCAGCTCTTCTCATAGCAGCGGCACCAGAGAAACTGACAGTTGGGTTATGCATGATGTAGAGCATGAGCATTCAAGTCTGATGCTGCAACCACATGATGACCTAGAGAGGATATATAATGTACTTGAACAGTATGATGACCTAATGAAGGACGAATTAGTGAATGGCAATGTCTATGGTTCTGCTGCTCATGCTCATATCACAGATGAGAAGCTTTACTCAAACGGCGTTGATGACTTACAGACCTTGCCAACAGGCCAGACTGGCTATCATG GTGAGAAGAAGCTGACCATTGATCAAGAATTTGAGCAGTATTTTTCAAACCTCATGCTTTAG
- the LOC120691246 gene encoding E3 ubiquitin-protein ligase SDIR1-like isoform X1 has translation MSFVFRGSRADIEAGGFPGFAPDRRAMRIHAGGRPVHSNSLAFLVTVLVLFMVLNSHQMSPNFLLWLVLGVFLMATSLRMYATCHQLQAQAQAHAAAANGFLGHTELRVHVPPTIALATRGRLQSLRLQLALLDREFDDLDYDALRALDADNSPHVPSMSEEEINTLPVFKYKIQAQQGSASARKSDGPPQLLTSLTVSGNEVLTNTDLFLKKKQADRTSKTPEDELTCSVCLEQVAVGDLLRSLPCLHQFHVNCIDPWLRQQGTCPICKHQVSDGWHVTGNDEEDASYTVQL, from the exons ATGAGCTTCGTGTTCCGGGGGAGCAGGGCGGACATCGAGGCCGGTGGCTTCCCGGGGTTCGCTCCCGACCGCCGGGCCATG CGAATTCATGCAGGAGGCAGGCCAGTGCATAGCAATTCCTTGGCTTTTCTTGTCACAG TTCTTGTTTTGTTCATGGTATTGAACTCACACCAGATGTCTCCCAATTTTTTG CTTTGGCTTGTTTTAGGGGTCTTCCTAATGGCCACGAGCCTTAGAATGTACGCCACGTGCCATCAACTCCAAGCGCAGGCGCAAGCTCATGCTGCAGCTGCCAATGGTTTTCTTGGACACACTGAGCTGCGTGTGCATGTACCACCAACCATAGCCCTTGCTACAAGAGGCCGGTTGCAGAGCCTTAGACTTCAACTGGCTCTTCTGGATCGCGAATTTGATGATTTAG ACTATGATGCTCTGAGAGCGTTGGATGCTGACAACAGCCCACATGTTCCTTCTATGAGTGAGGAAGAAATAAATACTCTCCCTGTCTTCAAATACAAAATTCAGGCACAGCAGGGTAGTGCTTCTGCCCGAAAAAG TGATGGGCCACCTCAGCTATTGACTTCTTTGACTGTGTCTGGCAATGAGGTATTGACAAACACTGACCTGTTTCTCAAG AAAAAGCAAGCAGATAGAACCAGCAAAACTCCAGAGGATGAACTAACATGCAGTGTTTGCTTAGAGCAAGTTGCGGTGGGTGATCTGTTGAGAAGCCTACCATGTTTGCATCAG TTTCATGTAAACTGCATCGACCCATGGCTGCGCCAACAGGGTACTTGTCCAATCTGCAAGCACCAGGTGAGTGATGGGTGGCATGTCACAGGCAATGACGAAGAGGATGCTTCTTACACAGTGCAACTGTAA
- the LOC120691246 gene encoding E3 ubiquitin-protein ligase SDIR1-like isoform X2, whose translation MSFVFRGSRADIEAGGFPGFAPDRRAMRIHAGGRPVHSNSLAFLVTVLVLFMVLNSHQMSPNFLLWLVLGVFLMATSLRMYATCHQLQAQAQAHAAAANGFLGHTELRVHVPPTIALATRGRLQSLRLQLALLDREFDDLDYDALRALDADNSPHVPSMSEEEINTLPVFKYKIQAQQGSASARKSDGPPQLLTSLTVSGNEKKQADRTSKTPEDELTCSVCLEQVAVGDLLRSLPCLHQFHVNCIDPWLRQQGTCPICKHQVSDGWHVTGNDEEDASYTVQL comes from the exons ATGAGCTTCGTGTTCCGGGGGAGCAGGGCGGACATCGAGGCCGGTGGCTTCCCGGGGTTCGCTCCCGACCGCCGGGCCATG CGAATTCATGCAGGAGGCAGGCCAGTGCATAGCAATTCCTTGGCTTTTCTTGTCACAG TTCTTGTTTTGTTCATGGTATTGAACTCACACCAGATGTCTCCCAATTTTTTG CTTTGGCTTGTTTTAGGGGTCTTCCTAATGGCCACGAGCCTTAGAATGTACGCCACGTGCCATCAACTCCAAGCGCAGGCGCAAGCTCATGCTGCAGCTGCCAATGGTTTTCTTGGACACACTGAGCTGCGTGTGCATGTACCACCAACCATAGCCCTTGCTACAAGAGGCCGGTTGCAGAGCCTTAGACTTCAACTGGCTCTTCTGGATCGCGAATTTGATGATTTAG ACTATGATGCTCTGAGAGCGTTGGATGCTGACAACAGCCCACATGTTCCTTCTATGAGTGAGGAAGAAATAAATACTCTCCCTGTCTTCAAATACAAAATTCAGGCACAGCAGGGTAGTGCTTCTGCCCGAAAAAG TGATGGGCCACCTCAGCTATTGACTTCTTTGACTGTGTCTGGCAATGAG AAAAAGCAAGCAGATAGAACCAGCAAAACTCCAGAGGATGAACTAACATGCAGTGTTTGCTTAGAGCAAGTTGCGGTGGGTGATCTGTTGAGAAGCCTACCATGTTTGCATCAG TTTCATGTAAACTGCATCGACCCATGGCTGCGCCAACAGGGTACTTGTCCAATCTGCAAGCACCAGGTGAGTGATGGGTGGCATGTCACAGGCAATGACGAAGAGGATGCTTCTTACACAGTGCAACTGTAA
- the LOC120690669 gene encoding uncharacterized protein LOC120690669 isoform X1, producing MGAEKEEEYAAAADAEESASTNQRTLSLKGCSSSVKKVDTIKSPHKKRKSQYELVDPRLLSLKYKFRNRLSRQEEDSATTESLGNDSIFKNKNSGTDMVSIPEELDSCDCENTLSLFGGCIEVDSKNGIQGQSMRKMYEIRTSASSSSSNNFSSEAFSSSHSSGTRETDSWVMHDVEHEHSSLMLQPHDDLERIYNVLEQYDDLMKDELVNGNVYGSAAHAHITDEKLYSNGVDDLQTLPTGQTGYHGEKKLTIDQEFEQYFSNLML from the exons ATGGGAgcagagaaggaggaggagtaTGCGGCGGCAGCGGACGCGGAGGAGTCAGCTTCCACGAATCAGCGCACCCTCAGCCTCAAAGGCTG TTCCAGCAGCGTGAAAAAAGTTGACACCATCAAAAGTCCACATAAGAAAAGGAAATCACAGTACGAGCTGGTTGATCCAAGGCTGTTATCACTTAAATACAAGTTTCGGAACCGCTTATCTCGTCAGGAAGAGGATTCTGCAACTACAGAAAGCTTAGGAAATGATAGCATTTTCAAGAACAAGAACTCTGGCACGGACATGGTCAGCATACCTGAAGAATTGGACTCTTGTGATTGTGAGAACACTCTAAGCCTATTTGGTGGGTGCATCGAAGTGGATTCTAAAAATGGAATTCAAGGTCAGTCTATGAGAAAAATGTATGAGATACGGACATCTGCATCCAGTAGCTCGAGCAACAATTTTTCATCTGAGGCTTTCAGCTCTTCTCATAGCAGCGGCACCAGAGAAACTGACAGTTGGGTTATGCATGATGTAGAGCATGAGCATTCAAGTCTGATGCTGCAACCACATGATGACCTAGAGAGGATATATAATGTACTTGAACAGTATGATGACCTAATGAAGGACGAATTAGTGAATGGCAATGTCTATGGTTCTGCTGCTCATGCTCATATCACAGATGAGAAGCTTTACTCAAACGGCGTTGATGACTTACAGACCTTGCCAACAGGCCAGACTGGCTATCATG GTGAGAAGAAGCTGACCATTGATCAAGAATTTGAGCAGTATTTTTCAAACCTCATGCTTTAG